Genomic segment of Geovibrio ferrireducens:
GCTGATGCAAAACTTTTTATAACTCTTACTCTGTACATTCTTTCAGCTCCGTGATTTCTTTCAGGGAAAGCCGCTTAAGCTCCCCTGTTCTGAGTCCGTTTATGGTTATATTGCCTATTCTTACCCTGAGCAGCCTTGAAACACGCAGTCCGAAAAACCGGAAAATCTCGCGGATCTGCCGTTTTTTGCCTTCGGTGAGTATCAGGCGGAAATTCCCGGCCTTTATCCGTTCCGCCCCGCAGGGGAGATAATGCATCTCATCCGTTTGCAGACCGTCCCTGATTTCATCAAGCTCCCTTTCGCTCAAATCGCCGTTCACCCAGACGAGATATTCCTTCTCCGCCTTAAATTCAGACTTCTGGAGCCTGAGGATCAGATCACCGTCGTTTGTGAAAATAATAAGACCTTCGCTGTCATAGTCAAGCCTGCCGGAGTAGGCGAGCTTTTTTTCTTTCAGATAAGGTATGGCTTCCAGAGTTTCCTTGCCTCTTCCGTCACCGTAGGCGGTGAGCATTCCGCGGGGTTTGAAAAATCTGTAATACTCAAGCTCCGTCT
This window contains:
- a CDS encoding pseudouridine synthase yields the protein MRLNKFLSANCGVSRREADRLIESGLVRINGERVSELGVQVSETDRVELDGKPVTETELEYYRFFKPRGMLTAYGDGRGKETLEAIPYLKEKKLAYSGRLDYDSEGLIIFTNDGDLILRLQKSEFKAEKEYLVWVNGDLSERELDEIRDGLQTDEMHYLPCGAERIKAGNFRLILTEGKKRQIREIFRFFGLRVSRLLRVRIGNITINGLRTGELKRLSLKEITELKECTE